A genome region from Candidatus Desulfatibia profunda includes the following:
- a CDS encoding aldehyde dehydrogenase family protein: MKDIQERLDKVHQLIAAIAARREPLILTAVRDTGFTRRECGIEAELVLTNLKNFEDMASAFAPRRPICGPGQEVALVLPYNGSAWLNTAIVSIYMVGNRVRVKFATRGSEISRLIESIYTPIFGDAICFDYSNGKTFLERAITDSDTPAICLFGTDEYAIHYREAIKAHRKKFIFEGPGKDPFIVLAGADLEATARELAFSKYIYAGQTCTAPERVYVHESIHDEFLELFLEFSRAVKIGDPEDPATEMGAVASPRAIAAIKAQLADAVARGGRIVLGGRIEGNLVYPTVVVDARQDMLGMQNEIFGPVTFVSAFATDQEAVRLARDNRYGLRAAVYGREDEARRLADELAGEPYCHPVDQITFGRFGTVGVNLSRSESWVGAFVNKAVGGYGCSGWIWETVDDKFILKQGPKLLSLETSFAPR, encoded by the coding sequence ATGAAAGACATCCAAGAACGGCTTGATAAGGTTCATCAATTAATTGCAGCCATCGCAGCCCGCCGGGAGCCACTGATTTTAACGGCCGTACGTGACACCGGCTTTACCCGCAGAGAATGCGGCATCGAAGCGGAGCTTGTCCTTACCAACCTGAAAAACTTTGAGGACATGGCGTCCGCGTTTGCACCCAGACGGCCCATATGCGGCCCCGGGCAGGAAGTTGCCCTGGTGCTGCCCTATAACGGCAGCGCCTGGTTGAACACGGCGATTGTCTCCATCTATATGGTGGGAAATCGGGTGCGCGTCAAGTTCGCCACCCGCGGCTCCGAAATCTCCCGGCTGATCGAATCGATCTATACGCCCATTTTCGGCGACGCGATTTGTTTTGACTACTCCAACGGCAAAACGTTCCTGGAAAGGGCCATCACCGATTCCGACACACCGGCCATCTGCCTGTTCGGCACCGACGAATATGCGATCCACTACCGCGAGGCCATCAAAGCTCACCGCAAAAAGTTTATCTTCGAAGGGCCGGGCAAAGACCCGTTTATCGTTCTGGCCGGCGCCGATCTGGAGGCAACGGCCCGGGAACTGGCCTTTTCCAAATACATTTATGCCGGTCAAACCTGCACGGCACCCGAACGCGTGTACGTGCACGAATCCATCCACGATGAGTTTCTCGAGCTGTTTCTGGAGTTTTCCCGGGCGGTGAAAATCGGCGATCCCGAAGATCCGGCCACCGAGATGGGGGCGGTGGCCAGCCCGCGGGCAATTGCGGCCATCAAGGCCCAGCTTGCAGACGCCGTGGCCCGGGGCGGGCGCATCGTTTTGGGGGGCCGGATCGAAGGCAACCTGGTATATCCCACCGTGGTGGTGGATGCCCGCCAGGACATGCTGGGCATGCAGAATGAGATCTTCGGACCGGTTACGTTCGTCAGCGCCTTTGCAACGGACCAAGAGGCCGTCCGCCTGGCCCGGGACAATCGTTACGGCCTGCGAGCGGCCGTCTACGGCCGCGAGGATGAGGCCCGCAGACTGGCGGATGAGCTTGCCGGTGAACCCTATTGTCATCCGGTCGATCAAATCACCTTCGGACGCTTCGGCACGGTCGGTGTCAACCTGAGCCGTTCGGAATCATGGGTGGGCGCCTTTGTCAACAAAGCGGTCGGCGGTTACGGCTGCTCGGGCTGGATCTGGGAGACGGTCGACGATAAATTTATCCTCAAACAGGGCCCCAAACTGCTAAGCCTGGAAACTTCTTTTGCCCCGCGCTAA